Proteins encoded by one window of Rhineura floridana isolate rRhiFlo1 chromosome 9, rRhiFlo1.hap2, whole genome shotgun sequence:
- the LOC133364414 gene encoding vasotocin-neurophysin VT-like, which produces MPETSLPVYILCLLTLSSACYIQNCPRGGKRAFPDTEIRQCIPCGPGNKGNCFGPSICCGEELGCYFGTSETLRCLEENYLPSPCEAGGKPCSAGGRCAASGICCNDESCNADAACVDENSERSRMASERNLTVLDSSAGDLLLKLMHMANGNRQQQGKQQFY; this is translated from the exons ATGCCAGAGACCTCTCTTCCAGTTTACATCCTCTGCCTACTCACCTTGTCTTCAGCTTGTTACATCCAGAACTGCCCTCGCGGAGGAAAGAGAGCATTCCCAGACACAGAAATCAGACAg TGCATCCCATGCGGTCCTGGAAACAAAGGGAATTGCTTTGGCCCCAGCATCTGCTGTGGAGAAGAGCTTGGCTGTTATTTTGGCACCTCTGAAACTCTGCGTTGCCTGGAAGAAAATTACCTGCCTTCCCCATGCGAGGCTGGTGGAAAACCCTGCAGTGCAGGCGGGAGATGTGCTGCATCTGGAATTTGCTGCAATGACG AGAGCTGTAACGCTGATGCTGCGTGTGTGGACGAAAACAGCGAGAGAAGTCGAATGGCCTCGGAAAGAAACCTGACTGTGCTGGACAGCTCAGCAGGAGATCTCCTCCTCAAGCTGATGCATATGGCAAACGGAAACAGGCAGCAACAGGGCAAGCAGCAGTTTTACTGA